The following are encoded in a window of Oreochromis aureus strain Israel breed Guangdong linkage group 10, ZZ_aureus, whole genome shotgun sequence genomic DNA:
- the LOC116326681 gene encoding neuferricin isoform X1, with product MLSYVVVALLSVTLAVLFIPPDWSAMFGIESSKGSPLRLLSRSELALHDGEQGSKGLYLAILGQVFDVHKGEKHYGPGGAYHFMAGKDASLAFITGDFTESGLTDDVSSLSPLEVVALYDWLAFYQRDYQNVGVLIGRFYNEAGEPTEGLLRVEASLAEGKKLKAQSEAERIRFPSCNSEWTAASGGRFWCSTKSGGVVRHWAGVPRKLFSPGSTGARCVCVEDPITAEEDPNLQKYDGCPAHAESCSVGAH from the exons ATGCTCAGCTATGTGGTGGTCGCGCTTTTATCCGTGACGTTGGCAGTGCTGTTCATCCCTCCTGATTGGTCAGCTATGTTTGGCATTGAGTCATCAAAGGGGTCACCGCTCAGACTCCTAAGCAGGAGTGAGTTAGCGCTGCACGATGGGGAGCAGGGCAGCAAGGGGCTATACCTGGCCATACTGGGGCAGGTTTTTGATGTACACAAGGGAGAAAAGCACTATGGACCTGGTGGCGCTTATCACTTTATGGCAG gCAAAGACGCCTCACTGGCCTTCATCACCGGAGACTTCACAGAGAGTGGGCTGACAGATGACGTGTCGAGTCTGTCTCCCCTAGAGGTGGTTGCGCTGTACGACTGGCTGGCCTTCTACCAGAGGGACTACCAAAATGTGG GTGTATTAATAGGTCGGTTCTATAACGAGGCCGGAGAGCCCACAGAGGGCCTGTTGAGAGTAGAAGCATCACTAGCAGAGGGTAAGAAACTCAAGGCTCAGTCTGAGGCTGAGAGGATTCGCTTTCCGTCTTGCAACTCAGAGTGGACTGCTGCCAGTGGAGGAAGATTCTGGTGCTCCACTAAGAG TGGTGGAGTGGTGAGACACTGGGCAGGCGTGCCACGGAAGCTCTTCTCTCCTGGCTCCACTGGTGCTCGTTGTGTCTGTGTTGAAGACCCGATCACGGCAGAGGAAGACCCCAACCTGCAGAAATACGACGGCTGCCCTGCACATGCCGAGTCATGCTCTGTGGGAGCGCACTAG
- the LOC116326681 gene encoding neuferricin isoform X2 produces MLSYVVVALLSVTLAVLFIPPDWSAMFGIESSKGSPLRLLSRSELALHDGEQGSKGLYLAILGQVFDVHKGEKHYGPGGAYHFMAGKDASLAFITGDFTESGLTDDVSSLSPLEVVALYDWLAFYQRDYQNVGRFYNEAGEPTEGLLRVEASLAEGKKLKAQSEAERIRFPSCNSEWTAASGGRFWCSTKSGGVVRHWAGVPRKLFSPGSTGARCVCVEDPITAEEDPNLQKYDGCPAHAESCSVGAH; encoded by the exons ATGCTCAGCTATGTGGTGGTCGCGCTTTTATCCGTGACGTTGGCAGTGCTGTTCATCCCTCCTGATTGGTCAGCTATGTTTGGCATTGAGTCATCAAAGGGGTCACCGCTCAGACTCCTAAGCAGGAGTGAGTTAGCGCTGCACGATGGGGAGCAGGGCAGCAAGGGGCTATACCTGGCCATACTGGGGCAGGTTTTTGATGTACACAAGGGAGAAAAGCACTATGGACCTGGTGGCGCTTATCACTTTATGGCAG gCAAAGACGCCTCACTGGCCTTCATCACCGGAGACTTCACAGAGAGTGGGCTGACAGATGACGTGTCGAGTCTGTCTCCCCTAGAGGTGGTTGCGCTGTACGACTGGCTGGCCTTCTACCAGAGGGACTACCAAAATGTGG GTCGGTTCTATAACGAGGCCGGAGAGCCCACAGAGGGCCTGTTGAGAGTAGAAGCATCACTAGCAGAGGGTAAGAAACTCAAGGCTCAGTCTGAGGCTGAGAGGATTCGCTTTCCGTCTTGCAACTCAGAGTGGACTGCTGCCAGTGGAGGAAGATTCTGGTGCTCCACTAAGAG TGGTGGAGTGGTGAGACACTGGGCAGGCGTGCCACGGAAGCTCTTCTCTCCTGGCTCCACTGGTGCTCGTTGTGTCTGTGTTGAAGACCCGATCACGGCAGAGGAAGACCCCAACCTGCAGAAATACGACGGCTGCCCTGCACATGCCGAGTCATGCTCTGTGGGAGCGCACTAG